GTCCAGATGTTCGGCTCCGGCATGCCGACCGGCTGCTTGCCCGCGGCGGCCTTGGCCTTGTCGGCGTCGATCCGGTCCGGGTCCGCGCCGGCGTTGCGGAACTGCAGCCACTGCAGCCCGGCCTTGATCTTCGCCGCGCTCAGGCCGGCCTTGAACATGTAGCCGTCACCGCCGCCGAGGGTGCCCGCACCGTCCGGGATCCCGCCCAGGCCGAGGTTCTGGTACTTGCCGCCGTACTGGTTGACGATCGTCGGGATGTTGTCGGCGGACCCGACGTACATGCCGAGCTTGCCGGCGACCATCTGCTTGAGCAGGTCGGCGTACTCGAGCTTCTGCTTGACGCCCATCGAGTTGTCCACGAAGCGCATGTCGTGCAGCTGCTGCAGGACCTGCTTGCCCTTGTCGGTGTCGAAGCTGGCCTTCCAGGTCGAGTCCTGCTTGGTGGCCACCTGGCCGCCGAGGGAGTTGAGCTCGGCGGTGAAGTGCCAGCCGCCGGTGTTGGACTTGCTGTAGTCGCCGTAGCCGGCGATCCCGTTGCCCAGAGCGGCGATCTTCTTCGCGTCGGTCCGGACCTCGGCCCAGCTCGTGGGCGGCGCGTTCGGGTCGAGCCCGGCCTGCGTGAACAGGTCGCGGTTGTAGATCAGGCCGAGCGAGTAGTTCGCGAACGGCAGCCCGTAGACCTTGCCGGAGCCGTCCGAGAACACCTTCATGAGGCTCGGCTTGATCTCCTTCGCCGCCGGCACGACGTTGTTCAGGTACGGCGTGATCTCCGAGACCTGGTGCTTGGCGATGAGGCTCGCGGGGTCGGTCATGTAGACGTAGAAGACATCCTCGAGCTGACCGCCGGCGAGGCGGGCCGCGAAGGTGGCGGGGTCCATGAACCCCTCCTTCGGATTCAGCTTGATGTTCGGGTATTTCTTGGTGAAGGCGGCCACGTCGTCCATGTAGTTCTTCCGGTTCACCGTGTCGGTGGCCGGAGGGAGGCCGTTGACGGTGATGGTCACCGGTCCGGCCGCGTCGGCGGATTCGTCGGAGCCGCTGCCGCACGCGGCCACGCCTCCCAGCACGGCGAACACGGTCAGGGCGACGGCGCACGCCCGACCGGTGCGCACTCGAACGGACATGGCATCTCTCCTTCGAGGGGCTCACGTCGGCCGCTCATCGAGGGGTGGGTGTTGCCGGCAGGTGACGGTCTCGTGCCCGTCGTGTGTAGCTGCGCTGAGAGTAGGGGCGGACTCTGCAAGAAGTAAATAGAAGTCTGCAACACGCCGAGTGTGTGATGGAACTTCGCCGTCAGTAGACAGCAGGTCCGTCTTGAGCATGTTCGGCCGATA
The window above is part of the Mycobacteriales bacterium genome. Proteins encoded here:
- a CDS encoding extracellular solute-binding protein codes for the protein MSVRVRTGRACAVALTVFAVLGGVAACGSGSDESADAAGPVTITVNGLPPATDTVNRKNYMDDVAAFTKKYPNIKLNPKEGFMDPATFAARLAGGQLEDVFYVYMTDPASLIAKHQVSEITPYLNNVVPAAKEIKPSLMKVFSDGSGKVYGLPFANYSLGLIYNRDLFTQAGLDPNAPPTSWAEVRTDAKKIAALGNGIAGYGDYSKSNTGGWHFTAELNSLGGQVATKQDSTWKASFDTDKGKQVLQQLHDMRFVDNSMGVKQKLEYADLLKQMVAGKLGMYVGSADNIPTIVNQYGGKYQNLGLGGIPDGAGTLGGGDGYMFKAGLSAAKIKAGLQWLQFRNAGADPDRIDADKAKAAAGKQPVGMPEPNIWTGAAEQKLKAANTKYANVPQQNFAPFDARTASIPLLLEPPNAQQIYAVLDTAMATVLTDPNADINALLASATTQVNSILATAK